GGCGTGGTCAAGGTGGACTTGAAGAAGGTTTTGCCGTCCAGCGTGGTGTTCATGGTCGAAAGCATGGCAGGTTTCTTGCTCTGTTTAAGGATGTTAAAAGCAAAATAAGCCGCCGTTGTCTTACCTTTGGTACCGGTGAAGGCCAGGAGTTTGAGCTGTTTCTGGGGATGACCATGAAAATCCATGGCAATCAGGCTCATAGCCTGCTTGATGTCGTGGACGATGATAGCAGGAATGCTGACCTCATAGTCGATTTCAGACACGTAAAAAGCCAGCCCAGCCTCGATAGCCTTTTCCAGAAATTCCTTCTTAAAGGCCAAACCCTTGGCAAAAAAGAGAGTCGTTGGGCTAACAGTCCGGCTGTCATAGCTGAGGGCATCAAACTGGACATCCGTCCACGTGCTGTCAGTCTGGTTATTCTGTTTGATATGGCGGAAGTTGTCATCCGCTTTTAAGATGTCTACTACACGTTCAATTTTAATCATGCTTCTATTGTAAACCTATCTAGTGGTTTTTACAAGTCGGGACTTTGTATCGTCATTTAGTTTTTCTTTTATTACTTCGACGAATGAAGAAACTTTGTTTCCTTATTTCCAACTTCAAACACTCCATTGGAGTGTTTGAACTCGCCTTGCCTGATTGAAACAGTCTGGGGGACTGTTTCAAGTCAATGCCTAGAAACAAGAAAGCATTGAGTTATGCCTGCGGCTTCTGACGCGAACTTTGTTCGCTTTATTTCCAACCTCCAACTTTCTCCCAGATAGTTGGAGCGAGTACTAAAAGTAAACTAAAAGACTATAAATACAGGCTTTTTGATTGTAAATTTGAATGTATATGACATTTCGTTCTGACGCAAATTTGTGCTATAATAGGAGGGATTGAAAAAGGAGAAGTTTATGTTTTATTCTTATCTACGAACACTATTAACATTCTTGTTGTGGGCCATCAATGGCAATATTCACTATCATGATAGGGAGAAGATTTTGCCACAGGAGGAAAATTATATTCTTATCGCTCCGCACAAAACCTTCTGGGATCCAGTCTTTCTTGGCTACGCAGCTGCTCCTAAGCAGTTCATCTTTATGGCTAAAAAAGAACTTTTCAAGGACCGCGGTTTTGGCTGGTGGATTTCAAAATGTGGAGCCTTTCCGATTGACCGTGAAAATCCTGGTATGGCAGCCATCAAGTATCCAGTTAACATGTTGAAAAAAAGTGACCGTTCGCTGGTCATGTTTCCTTCAGGAAGTCGTCATTCATCTGAGCTCAAAGGTGGTGTGGCGGTCATTGCCAAGTCTGCCAAGGTCAAACTCATGCCAGCAACCTATGTGGGTCCAATGACTATCAAGGGGCTCTTAGCTGGTGAGCGAATTGATGTGGCTTTTGGCAATCCTATCGATGTTTCGGATATCAAGCGCATGGATGATGCAGGTACGGCAGAAGTGACTAGTCGTATCGAAGCAGAGTTCAAGCGATTAGATGACCATGCGGCATCCTTCCAAACCAAGAAGAAACCAAATATCTTGACCTATATCTATCGTATCCCAGTTCTTTTGCTGGTTGCTCTTATCTTAGGTCTGACCTATGTTTTTAGCTATATTGCCAGCTTCTTCTGGCAACCAAGTACTCAGTTGGATAAAAAATAAGTAAATGAAACTCGCAACTTGCGGGTTTTTTTCTATCTTTTGCGAACTATATAGGTGGAGGTAATTTATGGATACAATCAAAACTTATATAGAAATGTTTAAAGAATACAAGTGGCAGATTGCTCTACCAGCAGCTGCAGGTTTGCTTCTGACAACATTCTTAATTTTCAGCCAACCTGCCAAGTCTGATCAGACAGGACTGACAGACTTTCCACAGACCGAGCAAACTTCTAATAGCTCTGAGTTGGTCGAGGAAACCAGTACAGAAGTAAGTGAGGAGCCCAGCCAGCTGGTCGTTGATGTCAAAGGAGCGGTGACAGAGCCAGGGCTCTACACTTTAGAAGCTGATGCGCGTGTTAATGATGCAGTTGATGCAGCTGGCGGCTTGACCAGTCAGGCAGACCCTAAGTCTATCAATCTGGCTCAGAAGCTCAGCGACGAAGCGGTGGTCTACGTGGCTAGTAAGGACGAAAATATCTCGGTGGTTGCCAGCACGACTGCCAGCTCTGCCATGTCCCAAGAAGAAAAAAACACTGATCTAGTCAATCTCAACACGGCGACCGAGGCTGACCTGCAGACCATTTCGGGTATCGGTGCCAAGCGGGCGGCGGACATTATCGCCTATCGTGAGACAAACGGTGGCTTCAAGTCGGTGGACGACCTCAACAATGTATCGGGTATCGGCGACAAGACCATGGAAAGCATCCGACCTTATGTCACGGTCGATTAAGCTCCCCTGCCAGCCCATTCACCTGGCAGTCTTGGCGGTGGCGGCCTACTTTACAGTCCACTCATTTTCCCTCTTGACAATGGGCCTACTGAGTCTGTTACTAGTTGTCTTTGGGTTTCGGCAAGGTAAGGCGGTGTTCCTCAGAACGCTGCCGCTTCTAGCCCTGTGCGGTCTCTTTTTCGGATGCCAGAAGGTCCAATGGGAGCGGGCAGCCCAGTCAGCCCCAGAGCAAGTGTCGACTGTGCAGGCTATTCCCGATACCATAGACATCAATGGCGACAGCCTGTCTTTTCGGGGTCGGGCTGATGGACAAACCTATCAGGTTTTCTACAAGTTAGCCAGTCAAGAGGAGCAGGCCTATTTTCAAAAGCTGACAGGTCTGGTCCAGCTAGAAGTGGAAGCAGAGGTCAGTCTGCCAGCAGGTCAGCGGAATTTTAATGGCTTTGACTATCAAGCCTATCTGAAAACACAGGGCATCTATCGGACTGTCAAGCTAACAGCGATTAAGAAGATTGTTCCTGTCCAGTCTTGGAACATTTTTGACTGGCTATCAAGCTGGCGGAGGCAGGCCTTGGTCTATATCAAAACCAATTTTCCGGCTCCCATGAGCCACTACATGACAGGGCTCTTGTTTGGGGAGCTGGATAGTGAGTTTGACCAGATGAGTGACCTCTATTCCAGTTTGGGTATCATTCATCTTTTTGCCCTGTCTGGTATGCAGGTGGGCTTTTTCATCGACAAGTTTCGTTGGATTTTGTTGCGTTTGAGCTTGACCAAGGAAATCGTAGATAAGTTGCAGATTCCCTTTTCTCTTGTCTATGCTGGTTTGACAGGCTTTTCGGTGTCAGTGGTGCGGTCGCTGGTCCAAAAAATTCTGGGGAATATGGGCTTGCGGAAGCTGGATAATTTTGCGGTGACGGTCTTTGTCTGTCTGCTGATGCTGCCCCGATTTTTACTGACAGCAGGAGGAGTGCTGACTTTTACCTATGCTTTCTTGCTGACGGTCTTTGATTTTGAGGACTTGGGGCAGGTCAAAAAGGCTGTGGTGGAAAGTCTCAGTATCTCGCTGGGGATTCTACCTGTGCTCATGACCTATTTCTATGCCTTCCAGCCTCTGTCCATTCTCCTGACCTTTGCCTTTTCTTTTGTCTTTGATGTTCTGCTCTTGCCAGGTTTGTCAGTTATTTTTCTCCTGTCACCTCTGGTCAAGATGACTTGGGTCAACGGATTTTTTGTTTTTATGGAAAAAATCATTGTCTGGGTGGCAGATTTGGGATTTCGGTCTTGGATACTGGGCAAACCGTCTGGGCTGGTTCTCTTGCTTTTGCTGGTCAGCCTCTTCTTACTCTACGATTTCCACAGGAAGAAAAAATGGCTTCTAGGACTAAGCCTGGTCCTCGCTCTGCTATTTTTCACGACCAAACACCCGCTGGAAAACGAGGTGACGGTGGTGGACATCGGGCAGGGGGACAGCATCTTTTTGCGGGATATGCGGGGGCGGACGGTCCTGATTGATGTGGGTGGTCGGGTCGATTTTGCGGCCAAGGAGGAGTGGCAGGAGCGGTCTTCGCAGGCAAATGCAGAGCGGACCTTGATTCCCTATCTGCATAGTCAGGGCGTGGACAGGATTGATAGTTTGGTCCTGACCCATACCGATACGGACCATGTGGGCGATGTGCTGGAAGTGGCTAAGCAGGTCCAAATTGGTCAAATTTACGTGTCGCCTGGAAGCCTGACGGTGCCTGACTTTGTAGCCACATTGAAAGAAATCAATGTCCCTGTTCATGTAGTGAAAGTGGGCGACCGCTTGCCGATTTTTGACTCTTATCTGGAGGTCCTCTATCCAGACGGGACAGGCGACGGTGGCAATAATGACTCTGTTGTCCTTTACGGTCGCTTGTTGGAAACTAATTTTCTCTTTACAGGGGATTTGGAGCAGGGGGAGCTGGATTTGATAGAAAGCTATCCGCAGCTACCTGTTGATGTCCTCAAAGCTGGTCACCACGGCTCCCAAGGCTCTTCCTATCCTGAATTTCTAGACCATATCGGAGCCAAGATTGCCCTGGTATCAGCAGGAGAAAACAACCGCTACAAGCACCCTCACCAAGAAACCTTGGACCGCTTTGACAGTCGAAATATCCAAGTCTATCGCACCGACCAGCAAGGAGCCATTCGCTTCCGAGGTTGGAAAGAGTGGAGGATTGAAACGGTGAGGGAGTAGATTTTGGTAGTAAGCTATATAATTATAGTTTGTTTAGTTTCCTAACAACTATTGTTAGGAAATTTTCTTGTTTTGGTGAGATTGCTAGCGTTTTCTTTGCATTTCACTCTTCTTACTTATATAATTGTAGTAGAGTTTTTATTTGGCTCAAAAGGAGACTATATTTTAATGAATTTAAATTTTTTACAAAAGAAGCACCATTTTGGTATACGTAAGTTTTCCATCGGTGTCGTGTCAGTTGCTCTGGCCATTAGCTTTAGCGTCCTTGGAGGGCAGGTTGCGGCTGCGCAAGAGGTAAGTCAAGTGCCTACTAGTAGTCAACAAACTAGTCAGTCAGTAACAGATGAGCCAAGTCAACAGCAGGAAACCAATGAAGTAGCTGTTCAAACTCCAGAAACCCTTGGTTCCCTACTAAACGAAGCTACACAGGAGAACCTAGCTCAAGAAAGCCAGCTTGTAGAAGTAGAACCAGCTATTCAGAAGGAAGTGGTCTCTCAAGGCATTTCAGCACCCCAAGCAGCACTTCCTGCAGAAGAGCAGTCAAATCCAGCTGGTGATGAGAACATTCTCCCAGCCGAAAATTTTCATCAGGTTGCTGAGCCAGTAGAACCAGATCCTATTCAAACGAAACAAGAACCAGCAGGTTCAACGGACGAGGCTACTCAACCAGTTCAACCAACTGAAACAGCAGCAGTAGAATCTGCTCCGACCGACCAGCTAGCAGAAACATCAGCAGTAGAATCTGCTCCGACCGACCAGCTAGCAGAAACATCAGCAGTAGAATCTGCTCCGACCGACCAGCTAGCAGAAACATCAGCAGTAGAATCTGCTCCGACTGACCAGCTAGCAAAAGAAGTAGTCCAACCCGTACTTCGTTCAGTATCCATGGCTCGTAGTGTAGCTGCCAATGAAGTTGCTAAATTGCCACTAGATGACCAAGGGGAGCTTATGACCTCCGTCAATGGAAAAACAGTTCAGCAGTTTCAAGTGGTTTATTCGGATGGTAGTAGTCAGATAGTCCCTGCGACGACTCAGCCGACGACAAGCCAGACCAGAGAGGCAGTTGCGCAGCAGGTTGCTTCGCTGAAAAATGATTTTGCGGCTGTGACCTATGACTCACTCTATCCTTACTTGGGCCATCAAGAAAGTTTTCTTGAAAAAAATGCTCTAGAGACGGCCATTCGGAAGGAAAATGGGGGAAATGCTCTGTCAGCCGACCAGCTGCAGTCTCTCAAGCAGACAGCTTATATGGATATGCTGGATATGAGGGAGAGTTTTGAGCGAGTAAAGGCTAAGATTGAAACGAGTCTGACGGGTATTTTTGAGAAATCAAGCCAAGTCAATGTAGAGGATATCCGTCGTAATAAGGAGAAGATTTTAGCAGGTCTTTCCTATCTGGATCGTCAATATTCCTTTGAATTTGGTCAACATCAGGCCCAAGATTTAATCTTGTATCACCCTCAGGTTTTTGGTGGTGGCGGGAGTCCTCTTGGAACTCTTACTATCTTGAATACCCTGACCTATCGTGATTTGACCTTGGGACAGTCAGCGACTACTTACCAAACCAAACTAGCTCCAATTACAAATCAAGCTGATATTTTCTCCTTTGTGGAGAAGGGAGTTAGCCTTTTTGAGCCAAGTAAAACAGGGGAGCAATGGTTTAAGGAGACCAGTAAGGCTCATCTGGCAGAGTCCCAATCTCCTTACGGCGATTCTTCACTCTATCAGAAATTAAAGAGCAATGCACGTCTAAATAACCACCTCATTCCTCTCCTGACCCTACCTAGTGATCCCATATATGCCATTAGCACTTCAAACACAGTCAACTACGGTTTGACGGAATCCTATGTTCGACCAGGTGACCAGACCGGCTTGGCAACATTTAAAGCTAACTTACAATCCTATGCTGATGACCAGGAAAGCTTTTTGAAATTCTGGCATCGTATCAGTCAGAACAAGGATATTCTAGCCAATCATGAAACCATTATTGTGATTGATAGTCCGCAGAAACTAGGGACAGCTACTCAGCGCGTTCAAGAACTTTATTCACCAAAATATGGTTCAAGTGTTTTAGAAGGGGTCGAGAAATTTATCAGACCGCTCAACCTTTATGCCAACTTTTTACAAGCTGATGGTCAGGCCAATGGAAAGACTTCTATTAACCTCTTCTTGAAAAAATCCCTGTCTGAGGCAGGTCAGTCTGTCTATACCCATGAATTGACCCATATGTTTGATAAGAACGTTTGGTTAAATGGCTATGATAGACGAGCTGGCCAGTTACAAGAAGTTTTTGCCAGAGGAATGTTTGAGTCTATGGATGTTGCCAAAACACCCTATCAAGACCCGAGCTTTATTATCAATACCGCCTTTCGCATGGGAGACAATCGGACACAAAATGCTAGTCCAGACCGTTTCCAAACAAGTGATGACCTCAAGACCTATATGCAGGGTATCTTGGACGTCTTGTACACTTTAGACTACGCAGAAGCTCAGTCTATCTTGGGTCAGATACCTGAAGACAGGGCGGTCCTACTTAATCAGCTGAGCCTTGTCGCAAGTGCCAATGGTGGTCAGACAGATCAATCTCAACCGATTTCGAGAGATTTAGCAGCAGGTTTGCAATCTGTCCATGATTTTGTAGATAATCAATTGATTTCCGGTCGCTACAAGTTTGATGGTCTCAATACCACAGGAATAGCTCGAACCAATTCTTACTACACCATTCCTCTCTTTGAGCCTATCTATGCAGGTCTGCAAAACAATGCAGGAACAGTAGGTGATATTAGCTTTAGAAGAAATGCCTATGATATTCTAGGAGAATATGGTTATGAAAAAGGAATGGTAGCCTATGTTTCTGGCCAGCATGCCAATGATCAGGCAGCTTTGAATGCCATTATGCCAGAATATGGAGGAGACCTAGCAACCTTTAAGAAAGCTATGTTTGACCGTCGCATCGCCAAGGTTACCGAACTAAAATCCACTAGTGTAGCCAGCGATTTCGCTGCTATTCAGAGTTTGATGGATGCAGCCATTGCCAAAGATTTGCAACAGATGAAACTTAATGCAACCAACAAGGTAGCCTTGTCAACCAGAGTTTCAGCTGTTCAAGAATTGAAAAAGAGCATCTTCCAGGCTTATTTGAAGGATACAGATGACTTCCGTTCAAGTATTTATCAAGAAGTTCAGGCGCGTGACCTGTATGTCACTCAGGGAGATGAGCAATCCAGAGACGGTCAAGGAACAGAAGGTAATCTATATCATAGCTTGACTTATGCACTTTCTCAAGCTAGGGATGGTGATACCATCAAATTGGTAAGTGATGTTCAACATCGTCAAGAAACGCCTTTCCTTATCAATAAGGCGGTCACAATTGATGGTCAAGGGCATCGCCTCACCTTCCGAGGTCCAAATGTAGAATTGGGTAATGATGTAACCTTTGCCAACATGACGCTGAATATGATTGTAGATGCCAGTCAACAAGCAACGCTCTATGCCAATGGTTACCATTTGACCTTTGATAGAGTTTCTACAACCATAAGTCAAGCTCAAAGCAATCTCCGTCCAAGCCTGGTTGCCGGCTCTCGTACGGGCGATCCAGCAGGAAGCCATGGGCAAATTACTATTACCAACGGAAGTTCAGATACACGATTTAACACAATCTACGCAGGAAATGCAGATTCAGCAAGCAGCATTCCTGTGACAATTTCAATCCTGTCGGATTTTGTCAATGCCGATCAAGGTATTAAACTGTCAGGTGTTAATGGGGAGCTTGTTGAGGGACCAGTGTCTGTTATTTCAAAATCTAGTAGTTTGAAATCAATTGACGGTAATGGTAGTTTGGATAATAAGGTTACGATTGACACTGCACGCATTCACGGATTGAATGTACAAAATATCCAAACTTTAGAATTGGTCAATAAGGCAGATGTTAGTTTAGCCAGTCAGGTATCTGAGATTTCAACAGGTGTAGAACTTGCAACTGGCACGCAGTTGATCATTGCCAATGATCCAGTAACTCTGGGAAATCTATCTGGTCAAGGAAAAGTCATTGTCCCAGCTACAGCTAGCCTAGCAGTAACAGGTAGCATTGAAGGTACTGTTGAAGTTCTTGTTAGAGGATTTGAGCATAATCTAAGTCCTCATGTTGATAAGGTATTCGTGACTGCTGAAGGTGGCTTTGCAGATACTATTCGAATTGCCTTGGAAAACCAATCGGACCGTTTTAGCTTGAGCAATGAGGGAATTTCCTATCGTTTGGTAGAGCCGACTCAGACACCACAGAACCTCCAAATCAACCTTCGTTTCAAAGAAGGTGAAACAGTAGTCAAAGAAGAAAACTTGACCTTGCAAGTAGGTTCCTCTGTGACAGATTTGGTAGCACGTTTGCCTCAACCAGCCCAAGGACATTATGAAATTGCATCAAGT
This region of Streptococcus suis genomic DNA includes:
- a CDS encoding lysophospholipid acyltransferase family protein yields the protein MFYSYLRTLLTFLLWAINGNIHYHDREKILPQEENYILIAPHKTFWDPVFLGYAAAPKQFIFMAKKELFKDRGFGWWISKCGAFPIDRENPGMAAIKYPVNMLKKSDRSLVMFPSGSRHSSELKGGVAVIAKSAKVKLMPATYVGPMTIKGLLAGERIDVAFGNPIDVSDIKRMDDAGTAEVTSRIEAEFKRLDDHAASFQTKKKPNILTYIYRIPVLLLVALILGLTYVFSYIASFFWQPSTQLDKK
- a CDS encoding helix-hairpin-helix domain-containing protein; its protein translation is MDTIKTYIEMFKEYKWQIALPAAAGLLLTTFLIFSQPAKSDQTGLTDFPQTEQTSNSSELVEETSTEVSEEPSQLVVDVKGAVTEPGLYTLEADARVNDAVDAAGGLTSQADPKSINLAQKLSDEAVVYVASKDENISVVASTTASSAMSQEEKNTDLVNLNTATEADLQTISGIGAKRAADIIAYRETNGGFKSVDDLNNVSGIGDKTMESIRPYVTVD
- a CDS encoding DNA internalization-related competence protein ComEC/Rec2; translated protein: MSRSIKLPCQPIHLAVLAVAAYFTVHSFSLLTMGLLSLLLVVFGFRQGKAVFLRTLPLLALCGLFFGCQKVQWERAAQSAPEQVSTVQAIPDTIDINGDSLSFRGRADGQTYQVFYKLASQEEQAYFQKLTGLVQLEVEAEVSLPAGQRNFNGFDYQAYLKTQGIYRTVKLTAIKKIVPVQSWNIFDWLSSWRRQALVYIKTNFPAPMSHYMTGLLFGELDSEFDQMSDLYSSLGIIHLFALSGMQVGFFIDKFRWILLRLSLTKEIVDKLQIPFSLVYAGLTGFSVSVVRSLVQKILGNMGLRKLDNFAVTVFVCLLMLPRFLLTAGGVLTFTYAFLLTVFDFEDLGQVKKAVVESLSISLGILPVLMTYFYAFQPLSILLTFAFSFVFDVLLLPGLSVIFLLSPLVKMTWVNGFFVFMEKIIVWVADLGFRSWILGKPSGLVLLLLLVSLFLLYDFHRKKKWLLGLSLVLALLFFTTKHPLENEVTVVDIGQGDSIFLRDMRGRTVLIDVGGRVDFAAKEEWQERSSQANAERTLIPYLHSQGVDRIDSLVLTHTDTDHVGDVLEVAKQVQIGQIYVSPGSLTVPDFVATLKEINVPVHVVKVGDRLPIFDSYLEVLYPDGTGDGGNNDSVVLYGRLLETNFLFTGDLEQGELDLIESYPQLPVDVLKAGHHGSQGSSYPEFLDHIGAKIALVSAGENNRYKHPHQETLDRFDSRNIQVYRTDQQGAIRFRGWKEWRIETVRE
- a CDS encoding ZmpA/ZmpB/ZmpC family metallo-endopeptidase; this encodes MNLNFLQKKHHFGIRKFSIGVVSVALAISFSVLGGQVAAAQEVSQVPTSSQQTSQSVTDEPSQQQETNEVAVQTPETLGSLLNEATQENLAQESQLVEVEPAIQKEVVSQGISAPQAALPAEEQSNPAGDENILPAENFHQVAEPVEPDPIQTKQEPAGSTDEATQPVQPTETAAVESAPTDQLAETSAVESAPTDQLAETSAVESAPTDQLAETSAVESAPTDQLAKEVVQPVLRSVSMARSVAANEVAKLPLDDQGELMTSVNGKTVQQFQVVYSDGSSQIVPATTQPTTSQTREAVAQQVASLKNDFAAVTYDSLYPYLGHQESFLEKNALETAIRKENGGNALSADQLQSLKQTAYMDMLDMRESFERVKAKIETSLTGIFEKSSQVNVEDIRRNKEKILAGLSYLDRQYSFEFGQHQAQDLILYHPQVFGGGGSPLGTLTILNTLTYRDLTLGQSATTYQTKLAPITNQADIFSFVEKGVSLFEPSKTGEQWFKETSKAHLAESQSPYGDSSLYQKLKSNARLNNHLIPLLTLPSDPIYAISTSNTVNYGLTESYVRPGDQTGLATFKANLQSYADDQESFLKFWHRISQNKDILANHETIIVIDSPQKLGTATQRVQELYSPKYGSSVLEGVEKFIRPLNLYANFLQADGQANGKTSINLFLKKSLSEAGQSVYTHELTHMFDKNVWLNGYDRRAGQLQEVFARGMFESMDVAKTPYQDPSFIINTAFRMGDNRTQNASPDRFQTSDDLKTYMQGILDVLYTLDYAEAQSILGQIPEDRAVLLNQLSLVASANGGQTDQSQPISRDLAAGLQSVHDFVDNQLISGRYKFDGLNTTGIARTNSYYTIPLFEPIYAGLQNNAGTVGDISFRRNAYDILGEYGYEKGMVAYVSGQHANDQAALNAIMPEYGGDLATFKKAMFDRRIAKVTELKSTSVASDFAAIQSLMDAAIAKDLQQMKLNATNKVALSTRVSAVQELKKSIFQAYLKDTDDFRSSIYQEVQARDLYVTQGDEQSRDGQGTEGNLYHSLTYALSQARDGDTIKLVSDVQHRQETPFLINKAVTIDGQGHRLTFRGPNVELGNDVTFANMTLNMIVDASQQATLYANGYHLTFDRVSTTISQAQSNLRPSLVAGSRTGDPAGSHGQITITNGSSDTRFNTIYAGNADSASSIPVTISILSDFVNADQGIKLSGVNGELVEGPVSVISKSSSLKSIDGNGSLDNKVTIDTARIHGLNVQNIQTLELVNKADVSLASQVSEISTGVELATGTQLIIANDPVTLGNLSGQGKVIVPATASLAVTGSIEGTVEVLVRGFEHNLSPHVDKVFVTAEGGFADTIRIALENQSDRFSLSNEGISYRLVEPTQTPQNLQINLRFKEGETVVKEENLTLQVGSSVTDLVARLPQPAQGHYEIASSFDQTQLNNLQISQTIEIPLELITPALPVKVFDKTAVTGLELVTPPTKTDYRPAETVELVGLQVKLVDNQGLSKTITPDQFKEYGVEVAPVTLTPQVTSLQLRKDTHEVAIPIQVTPWKADVYSVTVGDKYVYETDDDLTAVGTAILAKVQVDAQAGPVERSLVNPLPTTLGEHTIPVLVRFDDGSQEQVFVQVIVQKTENGKGVTHELPIGVLPKSDLYQAQVTGSAQALPTSTSEVITAEILKQISLPTAAGQVDFEVVGSLPQSSGDYSITVRVVYDDRSQEEVAVPLHILFVENGKGVKHELPEGVLPKSDLYQAQVTGTAQVLPTSTSEATTAEILKQISLPTAAGQVDFEVVGSLPQSSGDYSITVRVVYDDRSQEEVAVPLHILFVENGKGVKHELPVGVLPPLETGKGEGVTHELPVGVLPPLEVAKGTFVVSEKGTGENSPKPAAKEMAVPVSAVEQKKLSNRQLPETGDKNDLVLVGLMLALFNLVFLKHGKKSHHSLYRGDEK